A genomic segment from Aegilops tauschii subsp. strangulata cultivar AL8/78 chromosome 1, Aet v6.0, whole genome shotgun sequence encodes:
- the LOC109765948 gene encoding uncharacterized protein, with protein sequence MESAKRFSSIPIHFCRRPSSPPPAAAVMPDADPLHPHAALWAQDNSIQNIKSLIPVTLDLKASNFSKWCNFLTIAVNQFALADHLEPAPPPADAEWLRMDSTVLRWLYGSINPDIADMVMAAGTTTVAVFAGITSLFRGNQQSRVGYLVQKFRNIVQGDKTVTAYCLEQKTVADALADVNASVSDDALVWNTIKGLNDHYMDIGNHAPLIKPFPTFLEFCNMLLLQELKPSSLSSTSPVVFYSAPANGGLAGDLHLHHHNRPVSVLRRHTNPWADAIHMYPMMGPGAPTHGHAGPVSILGPGPRPSAPLHHPPAQGYMALPAPSPPTPQATYSYTGYPAYGSSSAQTWDPSALASYFNTMSLQAPMEWIMDTGAAAHMSSEAGNLTSFSSTPPV encoded by the exons ATGGAATCAGCCAAACGATTCTCTTCCATCCCCATCCACTTCTGCCGCCGCCCCTCCTCTCCACCTCCAGCCGCCGCCGTCATGCCCGACGCCGACCCTCTCCATCCCCACGCTGCCCTATGGGCGCAAGACAACTCCATCCAGAACATCAAGAGCCTCATCCCAGTCACCCTCGACCTCAAGGCGTCCAACTTCTCCAAGTGGTGCAACTTCCTCACCATTGCCGTCAACCAGTTCGCCCTCGCCGATCATCTTGAACCGGCACCCCCTCCAGCTGACGCGGAGTGGCTGCGGATGGACTCCACCGTCCTTCGGTGGCTGTACGGCTCCATCAACCCCGACATCGCCGACATGGTCATGGCAGCCGGTACCACGACTGTCGCTGTCTTCGCTGGCATCACCTCCCTCTTCCGCGGCAACCAACAGTCGCGTGTGGGCTACCTCGTCCAGAAGTTCCGCAACATCGTCCAAGGCGACAAGACCGTCACCGCCTACTGCCTCGAGCAAAAGACGGTCGCTGATGCTCTCGCCGACGTCAATGCCTCGGTCTCCGACGACGCTCTGGTGTGGAACACCATCAAGGGCCTCAACGACCACTACATGGACATCGGCAACCACGCGCCTCTCATCAAGCCGTTCCCAACGTTCCTTGAATTTTGCAACATGCTTCTTCTGCAGGAACTTAAGCCGTCCTCCCTGAGCTCTACGTCGCCCGTGGTCTTCTACTCCGCTCCTGCCAATGGTGGCCTCGCGGGGGATTTGCACCTCCACCACCACAACCGGCCGGTCTCGGTGCTCCGGCGCCATACG AACCCCTGGGCCGATGCCATCCACATGTACCCGATGATGGGTCCAGGCGCGCCCACGCACGGTCATGCCGGCCCCGTCAGCATCCTCGGACCGGGACCCCGCCCCTCGGCGCCGCTGCATCACCCTCCTGCTCAGGGCTACATGGCCTTGCCTGCCCCATCGCCTCCAACCCCACAGGCGACGTACTCCTACACCGGCTACCCCGCCTACGGCTCCTCCTCGGCACAGACGTGGGATCCGTCCGCCCTCGCGAGCTACTTCAATACCATGAGTCTCCAGGCTCCTATGGAGTGGATCATGGACACTGGAGCAGCCGCTCACATGTCTTCGGAAGCCGGTAATCTCACCTCCTTCTCTTCAACTCCTCCTGTTTGA